In Anaeromyxobacter sp., the following proteins share a genomic window:
- the nuoL gene encoding NADH-quinone oxidoreductase subunit L: protein MPALANPSAAEAYLWAIILFPLAGALINGLIGKRIGKGNATLVALGAMVGSLSIAVIAFSWALAGRTLHFRGDPWIAVTGSDGRALINLTWSLLVDRLSGTLLLVITGVGTLIHVYSVSYMSHEDDAGYARFFTYLNLFVAAMLTLVLGDSLLLTFVGWEGVGLCSYLLIGFWFTDPQKAYAGRKAFIVNRVGDFGFLVGVFSLIAIFGTPGYADLQAAARVVTPDAVITAGVFAGHTYQAAVTFALLALFVGATGKSAQLPLYIWLPDAMAGPTPVSALIHAATMVTAGVYLVARNSMLFTLAPAAMATVTLVGAITALFAAVIAFTQTDIKKVLAYSTVSQLGFMFIGVGCGAWWAGVLHLVTHAFFKACLFLGAGSVMHGMGDETDIRKMGGLARKMPHTHWTFLVASIAATGILPLSGYWSKDAILGNALFSHNPAWHQVGPWAYALGSLAALGTAFYMTRLYWLTFQGAPRTPAAEHAHESSFIMTVPLMVLAVLATVALVLGLPHGFGPLSELFQSYLAPVFAPGTDRLLEVGHFRAGSHGVWPYLAAWGIALVGTLIGWSMYGGGLMKLPGQLAGALPRTYRLMVDKFRVDEIYDLFVVQPLKATAYFLWRVVDVFLIDGTVNGVAKVAGLLGSFVRLSQNGDLQRYAAIMAVAAAAILWTVLGVGGL from the coding sequence ATGCCCGCTCTCGCCAACCCCTCCGCGGCCGAGGCGTATCTCTGGGCCATCATCCTCTTCCCGCTCGCCGGCGCCCTGATCAACGGGCTCATCGGGAAGCGAATCGGCAAGGGAAACGCGACCCTGGTGGCGCTCGGCGCCATGGTGGGCTCGCTCTCCATCGCCGTCATCGCGTTCTCGTGGGCCCTGGCGGGCCGCACGCTCCACTTCCGCGGTGACCCGTGGATCGCGGTGACGGGCTCGGACGGTCGCGCCCTCATCAACCTCACCTGGAGCCTGCTGGTCGACCGGCTCTCCGGCACCCTCCTCCTGGTCATCACCGGGGTGGGCACGCTGATCCACGTCTACTCGGTGTCGTACATGTCGCACGAGGACGACGCCGGGTACGCCCGCTTCTTCACCTACCTCAACCTCTTCGTCGCGGCGATGCTCACCCTCGTCCTCGGCGACTCGCTGCTCCTCACCTTCGTCGGGTGGGAGGGCGTCGGCCTCTGCTCCTACCTGCTGATCGGCTTCTGGTTCACCGATCCGCAGAAGGCCTACGCCGGGCGCAAGGCGTTCATCGTCAACCGGGTCGGCGACTTCGGCTTCCTGGTGGGCGTCTTCTCCCTCATCGCCATCTTCGGCACCCCCGGCTACGCCGACCTGCAGGCGGCGGCGCGGGTGGTCACCCCGGACGCGGTCATCACCGCCGGGGTCTTCGCCGGCCACACCTACCAGGCGGCCGTCACCTTCGCCCTGCTGGCGCTCTTCGTGGGCGCCACCGGCAAGTCGGCCCAGCTGCCCCTCTACATCTGGCTGCCGGACGCCATGGCCGGCCCGACCCCGGTCTCGGCCCTGATCCACGCCGCCACCATGGTCACCGCCGGCGTCTACCTGGTGGCCCGCAACTCCATGCTCTTCACGCTGGCGCCGGCGGCCATGGCCACCGTCACGCTGGTGGGCGCCATCACCGCGCTCTTCGCGGCGGTCATCGCCTTCACCCAGACCGACATCAAGAAGGTGCTGGCCTACTCCACGGTGAGCCAGCTGGGCTTCATGTTCATCGGCGTCGGCTGCGGCGCCTGGTGGGCCGGCGTGCTGCACCTGGTGACCCACGCCTTCTTCAAGGCCTGCCTCTTCCTCGGGGCCGGCTCGGTGATGCACGGCATGGGCGACGAGACCGACATCCGCAAGATGGGCGGCCTGGCCAGGAAGATGCCGCACACCCACTGGACCTTCCTGGTGGCCTCCATCGCCGCCACCGGCATCCTGCCGCTGTCCGGCTACTGGTCGAAGGACGCCATCCTGGGCAACGCCCTCTTCAGCCACAACCCGGCCTGGCACCAGGTGGGGCCCTGGGCCTACGCCCTCGGCTCGCTGGCCGCGCTGGGCACCGCCTTCTACATGACGCGGCTCTACTGGCTCACCTTCCAGGGCGCGCCCCGCACCCCCGCCGCCGAGCACGCCCACGAGTCGTCCTTCATCATGACCGTGCCGCTCATGGTGCTGGCGGTGCTGGCCACGGTGGCCCTGGTGCTCGGCCTGCCCCACGGCTTCGGGCCGCTCTCCGAGCTCTTCCAGAGCTACCTCGCGCCGGTCTTCGCCCCCGGCACCGACCGGCTCCTGGAGGTCGGTCACTTCCGCGCCGGCTCCCACGGGGTCTGGCCGTACCTGGCGGCCTGGGGCATCGCCCTGGTGGGCACCCTCATCGGCTGGTCCATGTACGGCGGCGGGCTCATGAAGCTGCCCGGCCAGCTGGCCGGCGCCCTGCCCCGCACCTACCGCCTCATGGTGGACAAGTTCCGGGTCGACGAGATCTACGACCTCTTCGTGGTGCAGCCCCTCAAGGCCACCGCCTACTTCCTCTGGCGGGTGGTGGACGTCTTCCTCATCGACGGCACCGTCAACGGGGTGGCCAAGGTGGCCGGCCTGCTCGGCTCGTTCGTGCGGCTCAGCCAGAACGGCGACCTGCAGCGCTACGCGGCCATCATGGCGGTGGCCGCGGCGGCCATCCTCTGGACCGTCCTCGGCGTGGGAGGGCTGTAA